One Longimicrobium sp. genomic region harbors:
- a CDS encoding amino acid adenylation domain-containing protein, producing RAENPDRGARPDQLAYVIYTSGSTGTPKGVMVPHRGVPNLAYAQARRFGIDGTSRVLQFASFSFDAAVAEVFDTLLAGATLVMASREALLPGAGLLETLRRGRVTVATLPPPVLAILPPDELPELRTVVSAGEAVDAATVERWSAGRAFVNAYGPTETTVCATSASCQADGRAPAIGRPLENVRVYVLDAAGQPAPAGVPGELYVGGVGVARGYLGRPGLTAERFVPDPFGGETGARLYRTGDRVRWSVRGELEFLGRVDQQVKIRGFRIEPGEIEAVLRRNAGVADCVVVAREDVPGEKRLVAYVVGGGGADELREHLLRELPEYMVPAAFVSLDALPLTPNGKLDRKALPAPELASGEETYVAPRTPVEEMLAGIWAEVLGLERAGVTESFFDLGGHSILAALVISSIRALFAVELPVRVLFEGPTVAEVANAVEEMRRAELPVLPPVVPVERTGALPLSFAQERLWFTDRLEPGSALYNIPGAWRLGGALDGAALERALGEIVRRHEALRTTFAEVNGSPVQVIAPFGGFSLPVEDLSGLGDADREAAVERRAGEEAVRPFDLAAGPLFRALLLRLGDEHHVLLLSMHHIVSDGWSMGVFFREFTALYAAYREGRESPLPELAVQYADFAVWQREQLEGEGLDRQLAYWRERLAGAPELLELPTDHPRPAVLTYRGASVPVELSPELLERLQALGRSEGTTLYMTLLSAFQVLLSKYAGSEDVVVGSPNAGRTRSEVEGLIGFFINALVLRTDLSGDPSFRETLRRVREVTLGAYEHQEVPFDKLVAELQPERSLSHSPLFQVMFTLQNAGAGGGALPGLQVGGAGAAREDAKHDLYLALSASPRGLHGGLNYSTDLFEPATIQRMVRHLERVLEQVAADADVRLSRLDLLGEAERLLLVEEWNRTEAEYPADRCIHELFEAQAARRPDTVAIEYEGETLSYGSLNERANRLAHHLAALGVGPETRVGICQERGPEMVVSVLAVLKAGGAYVPLDPAYPAERLAFVLADAAVPVLVTQESLRAALPAGDSVVVVSVDGERIAAERAENPDRGARPDQLAYVIYTSGSTGTPKGVMVPHRGVPNLA from the coding sequence TGTTCGACACGCTGCTGGCCGGGGCCACGCTGGTGATGGCTTCGCGCGAGGCGCTTCTCCCCGGTGCGGGGCTGCTGGAAACGCTGCGGCGCGGACGCGTGACCGTGGCCACCCTGCCGCCGCCGGTGCTGGCCATTCTCCCGCCGGACGAACTGCCGGAGCTGCGCACGGTGGTGAGCGCGGGCGAGGCGGTGGACGCCGCCACGGTGGAGCGGTGGAGCGCCGGGCGCGCCTTCGTGAACGCCTACGGACCGACGGAGACGACGGTCTGCGCGACATCCGCCTCCTGCCAGGCGGACGGGCGCGCCCCGGCGATCGGCCGGCCGCTGGAGAACGTGCGGGTGTACGTGCTGGACGCGGCCGGCCAGCCGGCGCCGGCCGGCGTGCCGGGCGAGCTGTACGTGGGGGGCGTGGGCGTGGCGCGCGGCTACCTGGGCCGGCCGGGGCTGACGGCGGAACGCTTCGTCCCGGATCCCTTCGGCGGCGAGACCGGTGCACGGCTGTACCGCACGGGGGACCGGGTGCGGTGGTCGGTCCGGGGCGAGCTGGAGTTCCTGGGGCGGGTTGACCAGCAGGTCAAGATCCGGGGCTTCCGCATCGAGCCGGGGGAGATCGAGGCCGTCCTGCGGCGCAATGCCGGCGTCGCCGACTGCGTGGTCGTGGCCCGCGAGGACGTGCCCGGGGAGAAGCGGCTGGTGGCGTACGTGGTCGGTGGCGGCGGGGCGGATGAGCTGCGCGAGCACCTGCTCCGGGAACTCCCGGAGTACATGGTGCCGGCGGCTTTCGTCTCGCTGGACGCGCTCCCGCTGACGCCCAACGGCAAGCTGGACCGCAAGGCACTGCCGGCGCCGGAGCTCGCGTCGGGCGAGGAGACCTACGTAGCGCCGCGCACCCCCGTGGAAGAGATGCTGGCGGGGATCTGGGCCGAGGTGCTGGGGCTGGAGCGGGCCGGGGTGACGGAAAGCTTCTTCGACCTGGGCGGGCATTCGATCCTGGCCGCGCTGGTGATCTCGTCGATCCGCGCGCTGTTCGCGGTGGAGCTGCCGGTCCGGGTGCTCTTCGAGGGGCCCACGGTGGCGGAGGTGGCGAATGCGGTGGAGGAGATGCGCCGCGCGGAGCTGCCGGTGCTGCCGCCGGTGGTGCCGGTGGAGCGCACGGGAGCGCTGCCGCTCTCCTTTGCGCAGGAGCGTCTCTGGTTCACCGACCGGCTCGAGCCGGGAAGCGCCCTCTACAACATCCCCGGGGCATGGCGCCTGGGGGGTGCGCTGGACGGGGCGGCACTGGAGCGCGCCCTGGGTGAGATCGTCCGCAGGCACGAAGCGCTGCGGACCACCTTCGCAGAGGTGAACGGCTCGCCGGTGCAGGTGATCGCGCCGTTCGGCGGGTTTTCGCTGCCGGTGGAGGACCTGTCGGGGCTGGGCGACGCGGATCGCGAGGCGGCGGTCGAGCGGCGGGCGGGGGAAGAGGCGGTACGGCCATTCGACCTTGCGGCGGGACCGCTCTTCCGGGCGCTCCTGCTGCGGCTGGGGGACGAGCACCACGTGCTGCTCCTCTCGATGCACCACATCGTCAGCGACGGGTGGAGCATGGGGGTGTTCTTCCGCGAGTTCACCGCCCTGTACGCGGCGTACCGCGAGGGGCGTGAGTCGCCGCTGCCGGAACTGGCGGTGCAGTACGCCGACTTCGCGGTGTGGCAGCGCGAGCAGCTGGAGGGCGAGGGGCTGGACCGGCAGCTGGCGTACTGGCGGGAGCGCCTGGCGGGAGCGCCGGAGCTGCTGGAGCTGCCGACGGACCACCCCCGCCCGGCGGTGCTGACGTACCGGGGCGCGTCGGTGCCGGTGGAGCTCTCCCCGGAGCTGCTGGAGCGGCTGCAGGCGCTGGGGCGCAGCGAGGGAACGACGCTGTACATGACGCTGCTGTCCGCCTTCCAGGTGCTCCTCTCGAAGTACGCCGGCAGCGAGGACGTGGTGGTGGGGAGCCCGAACGCCGGACGCACGCGGAGCGAGGTCGAGGGGCTGATCGGCTTCTTCATCAACGCACTGGTGCTGCGCACCGACCTCTCGGGAGACCCCTCCTTCCGCGAGACCCTGCGGCGGGTGCGGGAAGTGACGCTGGGGGCATACGAGCACCAGGAGGTGCCCTTCGACAAGCTGGTGGCCGAGCTGCAGCCGGAGCGGTCCTTGAGCCACTCGCCGCTCTTCCAGGTGATGTTCACGCTGCAGAACGCCGGGGCCGGAGGAGGCGCTCTCCCGGGCCTTCAGGTAGGCGGCGCCGGAGCGGCCCGCGAAGACGCCAAGCACGATCTCTACCTGGCGCTTTCGGCGAGTCCCCGGGGCCTGCACGGAGGGCTGAACTACAGCACCGACCTGTTCGAGCCGGCGACCATCCAGCGCATGGTGCGCCACCTGGAGCGGGTGCTGGAGCAGGTGGCCGCCGACGCCGACGTGCGGCTCTCGCGGCTGGACCTGCTCGGAGAGGCCGAGCGCCTGCTGCTGGTGGAAGAGTGGAACCGGACGGAGGCCGAGTACCCGGCGGACCGCTGCATCCACGAGCTGTTCGAGGCGCAGGCGGCGCGCAGGCCCGACACCGTGGCGATCGAGTACGAAGGGGAGACCCTCAGCTACGGCTCGTTGAACGAGCGGGCCAACCGGCTGGCGCACCATCTCGCCGCGCTCGGCGTCGGGCCGGAGACGCGGGTGGGGATCTGCCAGGAGCGGGGGCCGGAGATGGTCGTCTCCGTGCTCGCCGTGCTCAAGGCCGGCGGCGCGTACGTCCCGCTGGACCCCGCCTATCCCGCGGAGCGGCTGGCGTTCGTGCTGGCCGACGCGGCCGTGCCCGTGCTGGTGACGCAGGAGTCGCTGCGCGCGGCGCTCCCCGCCGGCGACAGCGTCGTGGTGGTGAGCGTGGACGGGGAGCGGATCGCGGCGGAGCGCGCGGAGAACCCGGATCGCGGCGCACGGCCGGACCAGCTGGCGTACGTGATCTACACCTCGGGCTCCACGGGAACGCCCAAGGGGGTGATGGTTCCGCACCGCGGCGTCCCCAACCTGGCGTA